The Oculatellaceae cyanobacterium DNA window ATATCATCTGAGTGCAACCCTAGCTGATTACCTTCCGTTGTTAGTTCGTGAGCAGCTTTAACTGCCCATAGTGCTAGTTGTCCACCCAAAGAGTACCCTGTAAACCAAAATGGTGCAGGGCAACCCATTGTTTTAGCTTCAGCCGCAATGCGAACAAAATCTTCTCCCTCGTACAACCCATCTGAAGTTAAACTCGGAGATAATTCTGCTGTCTTACCGTGCGCCCTCCAGTCAAACAAAACCACTGCATAACCTTGGGCAAACGCTTTACGCCCCAGTAACCTGAGAAACCATTGGTTATCTAAAGAACCTGTAATCCCATAAGTGCCAACAATTGTACCGCGAGGGTTTTCTGGGATAGCAACAATACCAAAAATCTGCACTCCTCCAGCACCAACAAAAACTCTCTCCTGGTAAGCTGGCTCTGGGTCTAATATAGTTTTTTCCCAGGTACGACTAGCTGATAAAGCCGTGTAAAGAGTCATTGCCATACCGTTTCGGAGAAACAACGGTGGAGTGTAGTTAGGATAAGGCATAAACTCTAGATCTACAAACAGTAACCACGATCGCGCGATCGCTCACTGTGGTAAACCATTATTACAACAACATAAATAAACAAAGACAATAACAAAATCAGCAACATTCTTTGCCTATCTTAAGAAAGAATTTAGAATCCTTCGTATAATCTGTACAGGAATCTTTATTTTTATGTCAAGATTCTTATTTAACTTTTACAAAACTGTACCTTAGCTAAAAGTTTTAACTAATGCCTCGGATACTTGTTATTGATGATGACGCGGCGATCGCAGAATTAGTCGCTATAAATTTGGAGATGGCTGGTTATGATGTTACTCAGGCATCAGACGGTATTAAAGGTCAGGCTTTGGCTATGCAGCTTGTGCCAGATTTAATTATGCTTGACCTCATGTTGCCCAAGGTAGATGGTTTTACCGTTTGCCAGCGTCTACGTCGGGATGAGCGTACAGCCGATATTCCGGTGTTAATGTTAACGGCTTTGGGCCAAACTCAAGATAAAGTAGAAGGTTTTAATGCAGGTGCAGATGATTACCTCACCAAACCCTTTGAACTCGAAGAAATGCTAGCACGGGTGCGAGCTTTATTGCGACGAACAGATCGTATCCCCCAAGCTGCTAAACACGCAGAAATTTTAATTTACGGGCCATTGACCCTTGTACCAGAAAGGTTTGAGGCAATATGGTTTAATCAAACAGTTAAACTCACCCATTTAGAATTTGAGCTTTTGCACTGTTTATTACAGCGACATGGACAGACAGTTTCCCCTAGTGAAATTCTTAGAGAAGTTTGGGGCTATGATCCAGATGACGATATTGAAACCATTCGCGTCCATATTAGACACTTAAGAACAAAATTAGAACCCGATCCTCGCCATCCTCAATACATCAAGACAGTTTATGGCGCAGGTTACTGTCTAGAGATACCAAGTGTACAAAACTCGACAGAGAATGCTGGCTCTTCTGTTATTGAACGCTAGAAATTTTGTTTGTACTCACTTCCAATAAAGATAATAAAAAGCCGACGTTTCGTCGGCTTGAAGCTTCCACCAATATATAATCTGGTTTTCACAGTAGAAGTACTAAGGAGCTAGTGCATTTCCGCGCAGTAGGCTACCAATTGTCTTAGCAGTAATCTTCATTTGTACTAAGGGGTTGGCTGGAACTACTGTTTTATAAAGATAGCTATCGAAAGTTAAACGCTGAACATCGCGGTCAGCACACATTTCTACAAATGCTTCACGGGTAGCATCTGAGCGGTAGAAAACATTTTGCAAAATGTCTAACACTTTGTATGTCAGACCATATTTCTTATCCCAACGCTTTAAGTAAAGCTTGAGGTCGTTTTCTGTAGGAATTTTTTGACCACTCTGGGATACTTCTACAATAGTCTCTGCACACATCCGACCAGATTTAGCTGCAAAGTAAATACCTTCGCCAG harbors:
- a CDS encoding response regulator transcription factor, translated to MPRILVIDDDAAIAELVAINLEMAGYDVTQASDGIKGQALAMQLVPDLIMLDLMLPKVDGFTVCQRLRRDERTADIPVLMLTALGQTQDKVEGFNAGADDYLTKPFELEEMLARVRALLRRTDRIPQAAKHAEILIYGPLTLVPERFEAIWFNQTVKLTHLEFELLHCLLQRHGQTVSPSEILREVWGYDPDDDIETIRVHIRHLRTKLEPDPRHPQYIKTVYGAGYCLEIPSVQNSTENAGSSVIER
- a CDS encoding alpha/beta fold hydrolase — translated: MPYPNYTPPLFLRNGMAMTLYTALSASRTWEKTILDPEPAYQERVFVGAGGVQIFGIVAIPENPRGTIVGTYGITGSLDNQWFLRLLGRKAFAQGYAVVLFDWRAHGKTAELSPSLTSDGLYEGEDFVRIAAEAKTMGCPAPFWFTGYSLGGQLALWAVKAAHELTTEGNQLGLHSDDIGGAAVICPSLDSTRSLSYLVRDRFGRYLEQAITRELIKLAWRIYEAHPTEIDPAAIKRANSIWSFDRELVIKRLGFPSVEAYYEASSGLHILPHLDKPTLILYAIDDPMFDPSIVTDLQLAAAHNPYIDLLLTRYGGHVGYISSQVSQRLAGDPDPWWAWNRILQWYDQQLTINN